One Salvia splendens isolate huo1 chromosome 22, SspV2, whole genome shotgun sequence DNA segment encodes these proteins:
- the LOC121785994 gene encoding receptor-like protein kinase THESEUS 1, with the protein MDIAAVFLLCIVGSRVSMAAFTPANNYLLACGSSQNVMFLGQTYAPDSSFSLKSRGDSYVAASNSTAPFPLYQSARVFRSTASYRFDIKRQGRHWVRLHFHPLSGQNLTSSSITVVTEDFVLLHNFSFDTYKGSYLFKEYSVNVTSNSLLVTFIPANGSVAFVNAIEVVSAPDSLIPDQASIVSPHGQFDGLSGLALETIYRLNMGGPLITAENDTLSRTWENDAKYLHVNSSASNVSVSPLNIKYGDAAAPEIAPNYVYATAQTMGDASVSNMNFNITWVLQVDPSFSYFLRVHFCDIVSKSLNSLIFNLYINTDIAVGSLDLSNKAGNLDVPYYTDFVSKVPADSDTLTVSVGPDVNADFPNAILNGLEIMKISNDAKSLTGSLPVDTLLVLPPKKHKTGLIIGSVVGAVVALLLCGLCYFCLVARRSKEANQGSSWLPLPLYGNSLTMTKMSTVSQKSGTASCISLGTSSLGRFFKFQEIMDATNKFDEGMLLGVGGFGRVYKGTLEDGTRVAVKRGNPRSEQGIAEFRTEIEMLSKLRHRHLVSLIGYCDERSEMILVYEYMANGPLRSHLYGTDLPPLSWKLRLEICIGAARGLHYLHTGAAQSVIHRDVKTTNILLDENFVAKVADFGLSKAGPAIDQTHVSTAVKGSFGYLDPEYFRRQQLTEKSDVYSFGVVLMEVLCTRPALNPVLPREQVNIAEWAMTWQKKGMLDHIMDKNLVGKVNSASLKKFGETAEKCLAEHGVDRPSMGDVLWNLEYALQLEETTSALMEPDDNSTNHIPGIALTPLEPFDNSVSMIDGVNSGTDDDAATSAVFSQLVNPRGR; encoded by the coding sequence ATGGATATTGCAGCTGTGTTCTTGCTCTGCATTGTTGGTAGTAGGGTGTCAATGGCTGCATTCACACCTGCTAATAACTACTTGCTTGCCTGTGGATCTTCACAAAACGTGATGTTTCTTGGCCAAACATATGCTCCTGATTCCTCATTTTCTTTGAAAAGCCGTGGGGATTCTTATGTTGCCGCCTCCAACTCCACCGCCCCTTTCCCTCTTTACCAGTCAGCCCGGGTCTTCAGGAGCACGGCGTCGTATAGATTTGATATAAAGCGACAGGGCCGGCATTGGGTTCGCCTCCACTTCCACCCTCTCTCGGGCCAGAACCTGACTTCGTCTTCCATCACTGTTGTGACTGAGGATTTTGTGCTTTTGCACAACTTCAGTTTCGACACTTACAAGGGCTCGTATCTCTTCAAAGAGTACTCAGTCAATGTCACTTCGAACAGCTTGTTGGTTACGTTCATTCCCGCCAATGGCTCTGTGGCCTTTGTGAATGCCATTGAAGTAGTGTCTGCCCCGGACAGCTTGATTCCTGACCAGGCTTCTATTGTGTCGCCACATGGTCAGTTTGACGGCCTTTCCGGGCTGGCTCTGGAGACCATCTATCGTCTGAATATGGGCGGTCCTCTTATTACTGCTGAGAACGACACTTTGAGTAGGACTTGGGAGAACGATGCCAAGTATCTCCATGTGAACAGCTCTGCGTCGAACGTCTCTGTCAGCCCTTTGAATATAAAATATGGTGATGCTGCTGCACCTGAGATAGCTCCTAATTATGTCTATGCTACTGCTCAGACCATGGGAGATGCGAGCGTGTCTAACATGAACTTCAACATCACATGGGTCCTCCAAGTTGATCCCAGTTTCTCATATTTCTTGCGGGTGCATTTCTGTGATATTGTGAGCAAATCTCTGAATAGTCTGATATTCAACCTATACATCAATACTGATATTGCTGTTGGGAGTCTGGATCTATCGAATAAAGCCGGTAACTTAGATGTGCCATATTACACAGATTTTGTCTCCAAAGTTCCTGCAGATTCGGATACTCTCACAGTAAGCGTTGGTCCCGACGTTAATGCTGATTTCCCAAATGCCATATTGAATGGTCTTGAAATCATGAAGATCAGCAATGATGCCAAAAGCTTAACTGGAAGCTTGCCCGTGGATACTCTCCTCGTGCTGCCTCCCAAAAAGCATAAGACCGGTCTCATAATCGGCTCTGTGGTTGGTGCTGTGGTTGCATTACTCCTTTGTGGATTGTGTTACTTCTGCTTGGTGGCTCGTAGGTCGAAGGAAGCCAACCAAGGAAGTTCTTGGCTTCCTCTGCCCTTGTATGGAAACTCTTTGACTATGACAAAAATGTCCACTGTTTCTCAGAAGAGTGGTACAGCCAGTTGCATCTCGTTAGGTACTTCCAGTCTCGGCCGGTTCTTCAAGTTTCAAGAAATAATGGATGCAACTAATAAATTTGATGAAGGCATGCTACTCGGTGTTGGTGGTTTTGGTAGGGTGTATAAAGGAACTCTGGAGGATGGAACTAGGGTGGCTGTCAAGAGAGGGAATCCGAGATCCGAGCAAGGCATTGCTGAATTTCGAACTGAGATTGAAATGTTGTCCAAGCTCCGCCATCGTCACCTTGTGTCACTTATTGGCTACTGCGATGAGCGGTCTGAGATGATTTTAGTGTATGAATACATGGCTAATGGGCCTCTCCGGAGCCATCTCTATGGGACAGATCTTCCACCCCTTTCCTGGAAATTACGGCTGGAGATATGCATCGGTGCAGCTAGGGGGCTTCATTACCTCCACACCGGAGCGGCACAGAGCGTCATTCATCGAGATGTGAAAACAACCAATATACTCCTAGATGAGAATTTCGTTGCAAAGGTGGCCGATTTTGGTCTGTCTAAAGCCGGACCAGCCATTGATCAGACTCACGTGAGCACAGCTGTGAAAGGCAGCTTTGGATACCTTGATCCCGAGTACTTCAGAAGGCAACAGCTGACTGAGAAATCGGACGTCTACTCATTTGGTGTGGTTCTCATGGAGGTGCTTTGCACGAGACCAGCCCTCAACCCGGTTCTTCCTCGAGAGCAAGTGAATATTGCTGAGTGGGCGATGACCTGGCAAAAGAAGGGAATGCTGGACCATATCATGGACAAGAATCTTGTAGGGAAGGTAAACAGTGCTTCTCTCAAGAAATTTGGCGAGACGGCAGAAAAATGCCTGGCCGAGCACGGTGTCGATAGGCCTTCCATGGGAGATGTTTTGTGGAACTTGGAGTATGCTCTCCAGCTGGAGGAGACGACGTCAGCCCTCATGGAGCCGGATGATAATAGCACAAACCATATCCCCGGCATTGCCTTAACGCCGCTGGAGCCATTTGACAACAGCGTGAGCATGATCGATGGAGTGAACTCAGGAACAGACGACGATGCAGCCACAAGTGCGGTTTTCTCTCAGCTAGTGAATCCTCGTGGCAGGTGA